The following coding sequences are from one Sander lucioperca isolate FBNREF2018 chromosome 2, SLUC_FBN_1.2, whole genome shotgun sequence window:
- the oxt gene encoding oxytocin-neurophysin 1 isoform X2, translating into MAGAAVSTCLLFFLSVCSSCYISNCPIGGKRSIMDAPLRKCMPCGPGDRGRCFGPSICCGEGLGCLLGSPETAHCVEENYLLTACQAGGRPCGSEGGRCAASGLCCDAESCTTDQSCLIEEEGDDQTSLFEGSDPGDIILRLLHLGDHTSSHRVHQ; encoded by the exons ATGGCTGGAGCCGCTGTGTCCACATGCCTACTTTTTTTCCTGTCTGTATGTTCATCGTGTTACATCTCTAACTGTCCTATCGGTGGCAAAAGGTCCATCATGGATGCACCGCTGAGAAAG TGCATGCCATGTGGCCCCGGAGACAGGGGCCGCTGCTTCGGCCCCAGTATCTGCTGCGGGGAAGGCCTCGGCTGCCTGCTCGGCTCCCCGGAAACAGCTCACTGTGTGGAGGAGAACTACCTGCTCACCGCCTGCCAGGCAGGAGGGAGACCCTGTGGATCTGAGGGAGGACGCTGCGCTGCTTCAGGACTCTGCTGTGATGCAG AGAGCTGCACCACCGACCAATCGTGCCTCATCGAGGAGGAAGGAGATGACCAAACCAGCCTATTCGAAGGCAGCGACCCCGGTGACATCATCCTCAG GCTCCTGCATCTGGGCGATCACACTTCTTCTCATCGAGTTCACCAATGA
- the oxt gene encoding oxytocin-neurophysin 1 isoform X1, which yields MAGAAVSTCLLFFLSVCSSCYISNCPIGGKRSIMDAPLRKCMPCGPGDRGRCFGPSICCGEGLGCLLGSPETAHCVEENYLLTACQAGGRPCGSEGGRCAASGLCCDAESCTTDQSCLIEEEGDDQTSLFEGSDPGDIILRLLHLGGHNSPHRVHQ from the exons ATGGCTGGAGCCGCTGTGTCCACATGCCTACTTTTTTTCCTGTCTGTATGTTCATCGTGTTACATCTCTAACTGTCCTATCGGTGGCAAAAGGTCCATCATGGATGCACCGCTGAGAAAG TGCATGCCATGTGGCCCCGGAGACAGGGGCCGCTGCTTCGGCCCCAGTATCTGCTGCGGGGAAGGCCTCGGCTGCCTGCTCGGCTCCCCGGAAACAGCTCACTGTGTGGAGGAGAACTACCTGCTCACCGCCTGCCAGGCAGGAGGGAGACCCTGTGGATCTGAGGGAGGACGCTGCGCTGCTTCAGGACTCTGCTGTGATGCAG AGAGCTGCACCACCGACCAATCGTGCCTCATCGAGGAGGAAGGAGATGACCAAACCAGCCTATTCGAAGGCAGCGACCCCGGTGACATCATCCTCAGGCTCCTGCATCTGGGCGGTCACAATTCTCCTCATCGAGTTCACCAGTGA